Proteins from one Terriglobus sp. RCC_193 genomic window:
- a CDS encoding YtxH domain-containing protein: MADDNMNGLGWFLAGLGIGALVGVLYAPKSGRETREDLAAQARDAKEKANQYVDQGREQINDYVDKGRTQWSQYVDKGKDFLAQQQEKVASAVDTGKQIYQEKVESQTY, translated from the coding sequence ATGGCAGACGATAACATGAACGGTCTGGGATGGTTCCTTGCGGGACTTGGTATCGGTGCTCTGGTAGGTGTGTTGTACGCGCCAAAGAGCGGCCGTGAAACTCGCGAAGACCTTGCTGCGCAGGCTCGCGATGCGAAGGAAAAGGCCAACCAGTATGTGGACCAGGGTCGCGAACAGATCAACGACTACGTGGACAAGGGCCGCACGCAGTGGAGCCAGTACGTGGACAAAGGCAAGGACTTCCTGGCCCAGCAGCAGGAGAAAGTAGCCTCTGCCGTGGATACGGGCAAACAGATTTATCAGGAAAAGGTCGAGAGCCAGACCTATTAG
- a CDS encoding BON domain-containing protein, translating into MSMSMRFTKTIALAAVLLAGVSGCKQAAPVDDATLTTQVQQKIAAESGLANEPVQVSTVNGAVTLNGAVSNAAARTLAANDAASVTGVRQVLNNITVAPPINAADLAQPVPPPAASAPKAPVVTKKAPTPAPVRNTPTPAPIERAAAPAPVQQPAPPPPPPQPVVRTITIPSGTTIPVRVTQTLDSASTQQGERFSGAVATDIVQDGMLVIPRGSVVSGTVTEAHEAAHFKGSSLLTVEITGVTVRGQNIPLAVTPYSVEGKGRGKNTAVKTGVGAAAGAILGGIFGGGKGAAIGAAAGGGTGAGINAVTRGEQVQIPSESVVRFSLTNAVAVRTSTHAGGGDGSGLQNR; encoded by the coding sequence ATGAGTATGAGCATGCGGTTTACGAAAACTATTGCGCTTGCTGCCGTATTGCTGGCTGGCGTCTCGGGCTGCAAGCAGGCAGCGCCCGTTGACGACGCCACACTGACAACGCAGGTGCAGCAGAAGATTGCGGCGGAAAGCGGCCTGGCCAACGAACCCGTCCAGGTATCCACCGTCAATGGCGCGGTAACCCTCAACGGCGCCGTCAGCAACGCAGCAGCACGCACCCTTGCGGCCAATGATGCTGCCAGCGTCACAGGCGTCCGCCAGGTATTGAACAACATCACAGTCGCACCACCGATAAATGCCGCGGACCTTGCACAGCCAGTCCCGCCGCCGGCCGCTTCCGCGCCGAAGGCACCTGTTGTGACAAAGAAGGCACCAACGCCAGCACCCGTGCGCAACACTCCAACTCCAGCACCGATTGAGCGTGCAGCGGCCCCGGCACCGGTGCAGCAGCCTGCTCCACCGCCACCGCCGCCGCAGCCGGTGGTCCGCACCATTACGATTCCTTCCGGCACCACGATCCCCGTCCGCGTAACGCAGACGCTGGACAGCGCCAGCACACAGCAGGGTGAGCGCTTCTCCGGCGCCGTGGCGACGGACATTGTGCAGGACGGAATGCTGGTCATCCCGCGCGGCTCCGTTGTCTCCGGAACCGTGACGGAGGCCCACGAAGCCGCACACTTCAAAGGCTCATCGCTGCTCACCGTGGAAATCACTGGTGTGACCGTGCGCGGCCAGAACATCCCGTTGGCTGTTACGCCGTATAGCGTGGAAGGCAAAGGCCGTGGCAAGAACACCGCGGTGAAGACCGGCGTGGGCGCTGCTGCTGGTGCAATCCTTGGCGGCATCTTCGGCGGTGGCAAGGGAGCCGCTATCGGCGCCGCAGCCGGTGGTGGAACCGGCGCTGGCATCAATGCCGTCACGCGTGGCGAGCAGGTGCAGATTCCCAGCGAGAGCGTTGTACGCTTCAGCCTGACCAACGCCGTCGCGGTACGCACCTCTACCCATGCGGGCGGAGGCGACGGAAGCGGACTGCAGAACCGCTAA
- a CDS encoding 1,4-alpha-glucan branching protein domain-containing protein, with protein sequence MKKHSSGTAGYVSFVLHAHLPYVLHHGTWPHGLEWLLEAAAETYLPLLRMLRTLQDEGIPVRINVSLSPVLLQQLAHPDFRAELPAYLERKIAAAREDAGFFELANETHLLGLARHWERFFTQSLEELQLLRGDLVAGFRNAQQNGSLSLLTSAATHGYVPLLGTDESVLAHFRTAVRAHRKLIGTETAGAWLPEFGYRPSGTWQFPVAPEGRNETGQPSQRIGTETALAEAGLSFTFVDAHLIERAEQMDGASPSLYRPYRIGESDVAVLARDPRTAFQVWSPQQGYPGDFAYLDFHKKRWPGGHRYWRVTGDNLGMDGKEPYHLETAQERSRIHAEHFVSLVADTLRAQPSPDQQPLLLSAPFDLELFGHWWNEGVQFLENVFRILHKGTHGVHATTTEEYLAQHGTAGRVRMSEGSWGANGDNSVWLNSETSSLLSTVYAAQLALRDAAQTPQWTADGQAGRVARQMCRELLLMESSDWPTLITTGAARDYAEKRFQEHTNAFAQLRAMWPTITENHALTEDDEATLTELERVDNLFPDLDPADWKS encoded by the coding sequence ATGAAAAAGCATTCTTCCGGCACAGCTGGCTACGTCAGCTTCGTGCTGCACGCTCATCTTCCGTACGTACTGCATCACGGTACATGGCCTCACGGGCTGGAGTGGCTGCTGGAGGCCGCGGCAGAGACCTATCTGCCACTGTTGCGCATGTTGCGGACTCTGCAGGACGAGGGCATCCCGGTTCGCATCAACGTGAGCCTCTCGCCGGTTCTACTCCAGCAACTGGCGCATCCGGATTTTCGTGCGGAGTTGCCTGCCTATCTGGAACGCAAAATCGCTGCCGCTCGCGAAGATGCCGGATTCTTCGAACTTGCCAATGAAACGCACCTGCTGGGTCTCGCGCGCCACTGGGAACGCTTCTTTACACAGTCGCTGGAAGAACTGCAATTGCTGAGGGGCGATCTGGTTGCCGGCTTCCGCAACGCGCAGCAGAATGGTTCGCTCTCGCTGCTGACCTCAGCCGCAACGCACGGTTACGTCCCGCTGTTGGGCACCGACGAGAGCGTGCTGGCGCATTTTCGGACAGCAGTACGGGCTCATCGCAAGCTCATCGGAACCGAAACCGCTGGTGCCTGGCTACCAGAATTTGGGTATCGCCCCAGCGGTACATGGCAGTTTCCCGTCGCTCCCGAAGGCCGAAACGAAACCGGGCAGCCATCGCAACGCATTGGCACGGAAACAGCCCTTGCTGAAGCTGGCCTGAGCTTTACTTTCGTGGACGCGCATCTGATCGAACGCGCGGAGCAAATGGACGGTGCATCGCCCTCGCTCTATCGCCCTTATCGCATCGGCGAAAGCGACGTGGCTGTGCTGGCTCGCGATCCCCGGACCGCCTTCCAGGTGTGGAGCCCGCAACAGGGATACCCCGGCGATTTTGCTTATCTGGACTTCCATAAGAAGCGCTGGCCGGGTGGCCATCGTTACTGGCGTGTAACCGGTGACAACCTGGGCATGGACGGTAAAGAACCGTATCACCTGGAAACCGCTCAGGAACGCTCCCGCATTCACGCGGAACACTTTGTATCGCTGGTCGCTGATACGTTGCGTGCTCAGCCCAGCCCCGATCAGCAACCCCTGCTCCTCTCCGCTCCGTTTGACCTGGAACTCTTCGGCCACTGGTGGAACGAAGGCGTGCAGTTCCTGGAAAATGTCTTCCGCATCCTGCATAAAGGCACGCATGGTGTCCACGCCACCACCACGGAGGAATATCTGGCGCAACACGGCACAGCAGGCCGCGTCCGCATGTCCGAAGGCTCCTGGGGCGCCAATGGCGACAACAGCGTCTGGCTGAACAGCGAAACCTCATCGCTGCTCAGCACGGTCTACGCCGCGCAGCTTGCCCTGCGTGACGCTGCACAGACACCGCAGTGGACCGCCGACGGCCAGGCGGGACGCGTGGCACGCCAGATGTGCCGTGAACTTCTGCTGATGGAATCCAGCGACTGGCCCACACTCATCACCACCGGGGCGGCACGCGATTACGCCGAAAAGCGCTTTCAGGAACACACCAATGCCTTTGCCCAACTGCGCGCCATGTGGCCCACCATCACAGAAAACCATGCACTCACAGAGGACGATGAAGCCACGCTTACCGAGTTGGAACGGGTAGACAACCTCTTCCCCGACCTCGATCCGGCTGATTGGAAATCCTGA
- a CDS encoding class I SAM-dependent methyltransferase, with amino-acid sequence MSGFDRLAKPYRWMEYLSFGTALEHCRFHFLPLLRNTQHALLLGDGDGRFTAALLQQAGTADAFAIDDSAAMLHALQERCTAIGAASRLRTLCTRLNDGLPEAIAGKHFDLIATHFFLDCLRDTEVERIVHDAALCTTSDAYWVISEFRVPNHGVMRLPSRLIVRLLYLAFRILTGLRAQKLPDYGAILRLYGWRMQQQKTWLAGLLVSELWQRTDSADALEGIKSKQQ; translated from the coding sequence ATGAGCGGCTTCGATCGTCTGGCGAAACCCTATCGCTGGATGGAATATCTCAGCTTCGGCACCGCGCTGGAACATTGCCGCTTCCATTTCCTTCCGCTGCTGCGCAACACGCAACACGCGCTGCTGCTCGGCGACGGTGATGGCCGCTTCACCGCCGCTCTGCTGCAACAAGCGGGAACAGCAGACGCATTTGCCATCGACGACAGCGCAGCCATGCTGCACGCTCTCCAGGAACGTTGCACTGCCATTGGCGCAGCCTCGCGCCTGCGAACGCTGTGCACGCGCCTGAACGATGGGCTTCCTGAAGCCATTGCAGGCAAACACTTCGACCTCATCGCCACCCACTTTTTCCTCGACTGCCTCCGCGATACCGAGGTGGAACGCATCGTGCATGATGCAGCGCTTTGCACCACATCCGATGCGTACTGGGTCATCTCGGAGTTTCGCGTCCCGAATCATGGCGTGATGCGGCTTCCATCACGACTCATCGTACGGCTGCTCTACCTTGCTTTTCGCATCCTCACCGGCCTGCGTGCGCAGAAGCTGCCAGATTATGGCGCAATCCTCCGACTCTACGGCTGGCGCATGCAACAACAGAAAACGTGGCTTGCTGGACTTCTCGTCAGCGAGTTGTGGCAGCGAACAGACAGCGCAGATGCACTCGAAGGCATAAAATCAAAACAGCAATGA
- a CDS encoding histidine phosphatase family protein, producing the protein MNLYMLRHASAGQRRSNPILDVKRPLDKAGKRDCLLLGNTLTSMNVSFDLVVSSPLKRSLQTASLVGTETGYEQKIVLSDALAPSATYAQFEKLLVECSGVESLLVVGHSPNLVEFLGTLMQPAQQTRASRPPASIRLRKGAIAKLNLERGAATLQWMLDPRVIRTLYANSTTRSRRKISRK; encoded by the coding sequence ATGAACCTGTACATGCTGCGACATGCGTCGGCTGGTCAACGCCGATCAAACCCGATACTCGATGTGAAGCGTCCGCTGGATAAAGCGGGCAAGCGCGATTGCCTTCTGCTGGGCAACACGCTTACCAGCATGAACGTCAGCTTTGACCTCGTCGTCTCCAGTCCGCTGAAGCGCAGCCTGCAAACCGCATCGCTTGTTGGCACGGAAACGGGCTACGAGCAGAAGATCGTTCTCAGCGACGCGCTTGCGCCCTCTGCCACCTATGCGCAGTTTGAAAAACTGCTGGTGGAGTGCAGCGGTGTGGAATCGCTGCTGGTGGTTGGCCACAGCCCCAATCTCGTGGAGTTCCTCGGTACACTGATGCAGCCCGCGCAGCAGACACGCGCCAGCCGGCCGCCTGCATCCATCCGCCTGCGCAAAGGCGCAATTGCCAAGCTGAACCTGGAACGTGGCGCTGCCACGTTGCAATGGATGCTGGACCCGCGCGTCATCCGTACGCTTTACGCCAACTCCACCACCAGGTCGCGCCGGAAGATTTCGCGGAAGTAA
- a CDS encoding Ppx/GppA phosphatase family protein produces the protein MPTFAAIDIGSNSCRLAIATVEQHRIKVFHQDREVVRLGESVFETGEISPDAMANTIRALKRFQKAVQAQVVDRVRVVATSAMRDARNAAAFTAWVKSATGWTVEVVSGLEEGRLIHLGVLSGEPGARGKCVMIDLGGGSCEVTLSDNGRIQQMVSMPLGSVRLQQEFLHSDPPTADELRQLHIYIEREMRKLERKMGKPNVPVVIATSGAAAALAEASQSGFLAKAKTKVARAGKKSVAIKRIASKVGHLEADAASVRKLANRLVKMKNSERMVVPGIGPKRCEIIIGGAFVYASILERLELSGFRYSPLGLRDGILAQMLSDSDERASVHRAVEQERWTGVLEVCRRYNIDLKRADAVRADAVKLFDALERVHGMSPDMRELLAAAAMMNEVGKFMNHQGHHRHAQYIIENSEIFGFSPAERTLMSAIARYLGKSRPDGMDRPLRAVPVETQADVVRCVVLLRLAIGLNQNRATQPVQVNVRVYPKRVLLELSAAKGGAELEQWSLKKEAPYFREIFRRDLVVELA, from the coding sequence ATGCCAACGTTTGCCGCCATCGACATCGGCTCCAACTCCTGCCGTCTTGCCATTGCCACTGTGGAACAGCACCGCATCAAGGTGTTTCATCAGGATCGTGAAGTGGTGCGGCTGGGCGAAAGCGTATTTGAAACCGGTGAGATATCACCGGATGCGATGGCGAATACCATCCGTGCGCTGAAGCGATTTCAGAAGGCGGTGCAGGCACAGGTGGTGGATCGCGTGCGGGTGGTGGCAACGTCTGCCATGCGTGATGCACGCAATGCTGCCGCATTCACTGCGTGGGTGAAGTCGGCTACAGGCTGGACAGTGGAGGTGGTTTCTGGCCTGGAAGAAGGAAGGCTGATCCATCTTGGTGTTCTCTCCGGTGAACCGGGAGCGCGTGGCAAATGCGTGATGATCGACCTGGGCGGCGGCTCCTGCGAGGTGACGCTGAGCGACAACGGGCGCATCCAGCAGATGGTGTCGATGCCGCTTGGATCGGTGCGTCTGCAGCAGGAATTTCTGCATAGCGATCCACCAACCGCAGATGAGCTGCGACAGCTCCACATCTACATTGAACGCGAGATGCGCAAGCTGGAACGCAAGATGGGCAAGCCGAATGTGCCGGTGGTGATTGCCACCTCTGGCGCGGCTGCGGCATTGGCCGAGGCGAGTCAGAGCGGGTTCCTTGCGAAAGCCAAGACGAAGGTTGCGCGCGCAGGGAAGAAGTCTGTCGCGATAAAACGCATTGCCAGCAAAGTTGGCCATCTGGAAGCGGATGCGGCATCGGTGCGCAAGCTGGCGAACCGCCTGGTGAAGATGAAGAACAGCGAGCGCATGGTGGTGCCGGGCATCGGACCGAAGCGTTGCGAGATCATTATTGGCGGCGCGTTTGTATACGCATCGATTCTGGAGCGGTTGGAATTAAGCGGATTTCGCTACTCGCCGCTGGGTTTGCGTGACGGCATTCTGGCGCAGATGCTTTCTGACTCTGATGAGCGTGCATCCGTGCATCGCGCCGTGGAGCAGGAACGCTGGACAGGTGTGCTGGAGGTTTGCCGCCGTTACAACATTGACCTGAAGCGCGCGGATGCCGTGCGTGCGGATGCGGTGAAGTTGTTCGATGCGCTGGAGCGTGTGCATGGCATGTCGCCGGACATGCGCGAGTTGTTGGCTGCGGCAGCGATGATGAACGAAGTCGGTAAGTTCATGAACCATCAGGGACATCATCGCCACGCGCAATACATCATTGAGAACTCGGAAATTTTCGGTTTCTCACCGGCGGAACGCACCCTCATGAGCGCAATTGCGCGCTACCTGGGCAAGAGCCGCCCGGACGGGATGGATCGTCCTCTGCGCGCGGTTCCGGTGGAGACGCAAGCGGATGTGGTGCGGTGCGTTGTGTTGCTCCGACTTGCAATTGGACTGAATCAGAACCGCGCCACGCAGCCGGTACAGGTGAATGTGCGCGTGTATCCCAAGCGGGTGTTGCTGGAACTGAGCGCGGCGAAGGGCGGAGCGGAGCTGGAGCAGTGGTCGCTGAAGAAGGAAGCGCCTTACTTCCGCGAAATCTTCCGGCGCGACCTGGTGGTGGAGTTGGCGTAA
- a CDS encoding glycosyltransferase family 2 protein, translated as MDYSIVIPLLNEEDAIPELYTRLKGELEQIASTGKSYEMIFVDDGSRDRSFKLLSELASMDSTVNVIQFRRTYGKTAGLAAGFEMATGEITITMDGDLQHDPADLQRFIIRMNEGYDIVCGWREKRVDNLWVRRIPSKIANYFMRKLSRVEIDDFGGGYKAYRTSLLREVPLYGGMQRFIPALASLQGARVCQLPIRNIPRRYGKSRYGIGRVIPVFFDLLRIHFLLNYLQQPLRFFGSWGLALIGGGGLLSLGLLYEWLFRDRHVMLHHGPLMLAAALLIVAGIQCFMGGLIGEMLLWLNKRGQKSDYSIAHMISGHERETSLSS; from the coding sequence ATGGACTATTCAATCGTCATTCCGTTACTGAACGAAGAAGACGCAATTCCCGAGCTGTATACGCGGCTGAAGGGCGAACTGGAGCAGATCGCCTCCACCGGCAAGAGCTACGAGATGATCTTCGTGGATGACGGTAGCCGCGATCGCAGCTTCAAGCTGCTGAGCGAACTCGCCTCAATGGATTCAACCGTCAACGTCATCCAGTTCCGTCGCACCTATGGCAAAACAGCCGGTCTGGCCGCGGGTTTTGAGATGGCAACCGGTGAAATCACCATCACCATGGATGGCGATCTGCAACACGACCCCGCCGACCTGCAGCGCTTCATCATACGCATGAACGAGGGTTACGACATTGTGTGCGGATGGCGCGAGAAACGCGTGGATAACCTCTGGGTTCGCCGCATTCCATCGAAGATTGCAAACTACTTCATGCGTAAACTTTCCCGCGTGGAGATTGACGATTTCGGCGGTGGTTACAAGGCGTACCGCACGTCACTGCTGCGTGAAGTCCCGCTCTACGGAGGCATGCAGCGCTTCATTCCCGCGCTGGCATCGCTGCAGGGCGCGCGCGTATGCCAGTTGCCCATCCGCAACATTCCGCGGCGCTATGGAAAATCGCGCTACGGCATTGGCCGCGTCATCCCGGTCTTCTTCGACCTGCTGCGCATTCACTTCCTGCTGAACTATCTACAGCAGCCGTTGCGCTTCTTTGGCTCATGGGGATTGGCCCTGATTGGCGGTGGCGGCCTCTTGTCGCTGGGCCTGCTCTATGAATGGCTCTTCCGCGACCGCCACGTCATGCTGCATCACGGCCCCTTAATGCTTGCAGCCGCACTGCTCATCGTAGCGGGCATACAGTGCTTCATGGGCGGACTCATCGGCGAGATGCTGCTCTGGCTGAACAAGCGCGGCCAGAAGAGTGACTACAGCATTGCCCACATGATCAGCGGCCACGAACGCGAAACAAGCCTCTCCTCATAA
- a CDS encoding ArnT family glycosyltransferase has product MQAQQRSSLRVGHIAFLAILWFLTQFVGIFGPPLLDDVDSIHTEAAREMITRHDYVTLYVDGIRYLDKPPLPYWLAAGGAQIFGMHDWAFRLPLALSVLVLILYVYSLGTRLFGERSGFYAGLAMATCIGPYIFTRFFIPDVMVALWMTMCADLILRMVDSIRAEGRAKAWHAVMFALVCTAGMLTKGLIGIVFPLGLLVLYLLVIGELKMLLKMRAGIFAVVFLVTMLPWHILAWQRNAPSGGAKGWFWFYIVNDQINRYLNRRIPRDYDKVPLLTFWALLVVWLMPWGVFLFGAARRWWQRRGAWRNGGPTVMLLLWAVMILLFFSFSTRQEYYTLPAVPALALLAGRYLADAESRESKRSRWFYAALFSVAAIAAIVCIALAVVAKAPAPGADLFEALQQHPDDYRLSFGHLFDFTTNAFGFFRVPLITMAASLLLATGVPLFLKLRGKSFAANVVLALGMCGVLGSVHEGLRIFYPILGSEPLARVIQQHWDPAARIVIDGEYSNGDSINFYTGQPVYMLNGRVNNLWYGSLYADAPHRFEDDASFLTLWNGSAPVFFVTHDAKRTQQWQATHGGRLIGSSGGKYVLLNRS; this is encoded by the coding sequence ATGCAGGCACAGCAGCGTAGTTCTTTGCGGGTAGGGCACATAGCTTTTCTCGCAATCCTTTGGTTTCTGACACAGTTCGTGGGCATCTTCGGGCCGCCGCTGCTGGATGATGTGGATTCCATCCACACGGAAGCAGCGCGCGAAATGATCACGCGCCATGACTACGTGACCCTGTACGTGGATGGCATTCGCTACCTGGATAAACCACCCCTGCCGTATTGGCTGGCCGCAGGTGGCGCGCAAATCTTCGGCATGCACGACTGGGCATTCCGTCTGCCTCTGGCGCTGTCGGTACTGGTGCTGATCCTGTACGTATACAGCCTGGGCACGCGGTTGTTTGGCGAACGCTCTGGTTTTTATGCGGGACTCGCGATGGCCACTTGCATCGGGCCTTATATCTTCACGCGATTTTTTATCCCCGATGTCATGGTGGCGCTATGGATGACCATGTGCGCGGACCTGATCCTGCGCATGGTGGATTCCATTCGCGCGGAGGGTAGAGCGAAGGCGTGGCACGCGGTGATGTTTGCGCTGGTGTGTACGGCGGGCATGCTCACCAAGGGATTGATCGGCATCGTGTTTCCGCTGGGCCTGCTGGTGTTGTATCTGCTGGTGATTGGCGAACTGAAGATGCTGTTGAAGATGCGCGCGGGTATCTTCGCGGTGGTGTTTTTGGTGACCATGTTGCCGTGGCATATTCTTGCGTGGCAGCGGAATGCGCCCAGCGGCGGAGCGAAGGGCTGGTTCTGGTTTTACATAGTCAACGACCAGATCAATCGCTATCTGAACCGGCGCATTCCACGTGATTATGACAAGGTGCCACTGCTGACCTTCTGGGCGTTGCTGGTGGTGTGGCTGATGCCGTGGGGTGTGTTCCTGTTTGGAGCGGCGCGTCGCTGGTGGCAGCGCAGAGGCGCATGGCGCAACGGCGGACCTACGGTGATGCTGCTGCTGTGGGCCGTGATGATCCTGCTGTTCTTCAGCTTCTCCACGCGGCAGGAGTATTACACGCTTCCCGCGGTGCCTGCGCTGGCGCTGCTGGCAGGGCGTTATCTTGCGGATGCGGAGTCGCGGGAGTCCAAGCGTTCGCGGTGGTTCTACGCAGCGTTGTTCTCTGTCGCTGCGATTGCGGCTATTGTTTGCATCGCTCTGGCGGTTGTGGCGAAAGCGCCTGCTCCTGGTGCAGATTTGTTTGAGGCGTTGCAGCAGCATCCGGATGACTATCGGCTTTCGTTTGGCCATCTGTTTGATTTCACAACGAACGCGTTCGGGTTCTTCCGCGTACCGCTAATCACGATGGCGGCGAGCTTGCTGCTGGCAACGGGGGTACCGCTGTTCCTGAAGCTGCGTGGCAAATCGTTTGCGGCAAATGTTGTTTTGGCGCTGGGCATGTGTGGAGTGCTGGGCAGTGTGCACGAAGGGCTGCGGATCTTCTATCCGATTCTTGGATCAGAGCCGCTGGCACGCGTGATTCAGCAGCACTGGGATCCCGCGGCGCGCATTGTGATTGATGGCGAGTATTCCAACGGCGACTCCATCAACTTCTACACAGGCCAGCCGGTGTACATGTTGAATGGACGCGTGAATAACCTCTGGTACGGATCGCTGTATGCGGACGCTCCGCATCGCTTTGAGGATGATGCTTCGTTCCTTACGTTATGGAACGGCAGCGCGCCGGTGTTCTTTGTGACGCATGATGCGAAGCGCACACAGCAGTGGCAGGCCACGCATGGCGGCAGGCTGATCGGTTCGTCGGGCGGGAAGTATGTTCTGTTGAACCGCAGTTAA
- a CDS encoding ArnT family glycosyltransferase yields the protein MTLSEPLPSSPSPDSQTSAGPLNRRSIAVLVAIWLVLHLGCLFTPGLLDDVDSIYIEAAREMLQRHDYVTPYVDGVRFFDKPPLMYWMAAGGMKVFGPHDWAARLPLSLMVLGLFLSVYVLGRRLFGERGGFYAAVAMATSLGPYLFTRFYIPDIMNALWMALGVHLFLIALDSSRNGEMRSARMATWAFGIVMGLNLLTKGLIGIVFPIGFVVIYALLTKQCRRLLKLPLFTSLLLFAVVALPWHILAALRNPAIAMPAGTGLPARAGWFWFYIINEHFMRFRGLRIPHDYGQVPIPLFWLMFFLWLMPWVAFLPAAWTQYARMWRDRLLENSKRKQAALTVLLWSGMVLGFFTLSSRQEYYSLPALPALALMAGGVVAGAEHGDPHLRRNILRAHTWFLLPLGLLIAAICGTLAMISPAARPGADISELLTSNPDQYNLALGHLHDLTTRAMGFFRAPLIIMAVSMFGVGPVAWWVRRYGNRRIANRERAANAVLAVSMCGVLLAVHGGLDRFYPIIGSKGLAVQLAKVVQPQDAVMLDGELTSGSTLLFYTRHPLQLVNGRVNGPWFGSFWPDAPPIFEDEDSLHKAWSGTQRVYLLTYQQTRVTDLQHFGAVHLFATSGGKMILTNR from the coding sequence GTGACGTTGTCTGAACCACTGCCGTCTTCTCCCTCCCCGGATTCGCAGACATCTGCTGGCCCGCTCAATCGCCGTTCGATCGCTGTACTGGTAGCCATCTGGCTCGTGCTGCACCTCGGCTGTCTCTTCACGCCCGGTCTGCTGGACGATGTGGACTCGATTTACATTGAAGCGGCTCGCGAAATGTTGCAGCGCCACGACTACGTCACGCCCTACGTCGACGGCGTCCGTTTCTTCGATAAGCCACCACTCATGTACTGGATGGCGGCAGGCGGCATGAAAGTCTTCGGCCCGCATGACTGGGCTGCGCGACTGCCACTGTCATTAATGGTGCTGGGACTCTTTCTTTCTGTGTATGTGCTTGGCCGCAGACTCTTTGGAGAACGCGGCGGCTTCTACGCAGCAGTCGCCATGGCCACCAGCCTTGGCCCCTATCTCTTCACGCGGTTCTACATCCCCGACATTATGAATGCGCTGTGGATGGCACTGGGCGTCCATCTGTTTCTTATTGCGCTGGACAGCAGCCGCAACGGAGAGATGCGTTCCGCACGCATGGCCACATGGGCCTTCGGTATCGTGATGGGACTGAACCTGCTGACCAAGGGATTGATCGGTATCGTCTTCCCCATCGGCTTTGTCGTGATCTATGCGCTGCTCACAAAGCAATGCAGACGACTGCTCAAGCTGCCGCTATTCACTTCGCTGCTGCTCTTTGCCGTGGTTGCGTTGCCGTGGCACATCCTTGCAGCGCTGCGCAACCCCGCCATCGCCATGCCTGCGGGCACAGGCCTTCCTGCACGCGCCGGATGGTTCTGGTTCTACATCATCAACGAGCACTTCATGCGCTTCCGTGGCCTGCGCATCCCGCATGATTACGGCCAGGTGCCCATCCCGCTCTTCTGGCTGATGTTCTTCCTGTGGCTCATGCCGTGGGTCGCATTCCTGCCTGCCGCATGGACGCAGTACGCACGCATGTGGCGCGACCGCTTGCTGGAAAATTCCAAGCGCAAACAAGCCGCGCTGACCGTGCTGCTGTGGAGCGGCATGGTGCTTGGCTTCTTCACGCTCAGTTCGCGGCAGGAGTATTATTCGCTGCCCGCATTGCCCGCACTCGCATTGATGGCCGGTGGCGTCGTTGCCGGGGCCGAACACGGCGACCCGCATCTGCGTCGCAACATCCTGCGCGCACACACATGGTTCCTGTTGCCCCTGGGACTTCTCATCGCCGCCATCTGCGGCACACTCGCGATGATCTCGCCTGCGGCACGTCCCGGCGCAGACATCAGCGAACTACTCACCAGCAATCCCGATCAGTACAACCTTGCACTCGGCCATCTACATGACCTCACCACGCGCGCTATGGGCTTCTTCCGCGCGCCACTGATCATCATGGCTGTGTCCATGTTTGGTGTTGGTCCCGTCGCGTGGTGGGTGCGACGCTACGGCAATCGCCGCATCGCCAACCGCGAACGTGCTGCGAATGCGGTACTCGCGGTCAGCATGTGTGGGGTGCTGCTCGCAGTGCATGGCGGCCTTGATCGCTTCTATCCCATCATTGGCTCCAAGGGTCTCGCGGTGCAACTCGCGAAGGTAGTGCAGCCGCAGGACGCTGTGATGCTCGATGGCGAACTCACCAGCGGCTCAACGCTGCTGTTTTACACACGGCATCCGTTGCAGCTTGTGAATGGACGCGTCAACGGTCCGTGGTTCGGCTCATTCTGGCCGGATGCTCCGCCCATCTTTGAGGATGAGGACAGCCTTCACAAAGCGTGGAGTGGAACCCAGCGCGTGTATCTGTTGACCTACCAGCAAACACGCGTCACAGACCTGCAACACTTCGGCGCAGTGCATCTTTTCGCCACGTCCGGCGGCAAGATGATCCTCACCAATCGATAG